One part of the Caproiciproducens sp. CPB-2 genome encodes these proteins:
- a CDS encoding SH3 domain-containing protein, protein MKSLKKRIVAGTVSLICAAGVMITLPPAVSVAAAATAQTTDYLNLREGAGMDKKVILTLSKGVTVTVLDSSNATWTKVQTSSGKQGYCSKQYLSISGAASNSGASSSGTTAVTTASLNLREGAGTSNKIIVTLPKGTSVKVIDSSNPSWLKVQTADGKQGYCSKEFLNVSASSGSGTTTNTGSANTGSTASAASALTMDYLNLREGAGTNYKVILTISKGTTVKVLDNSNAQWAKVETSSGKQGYCSKQYLKIGTSTGMNTNTNTPPSTGTGTTTTVTGVTTSSLNVRSGAGTTYGIIVTLAKGVTVTVTDNSNSVWAKIKTSDGKEGYCSKQYLNISTSTGTNTNTNTNTPPSTGTTGTSTAVTTASLNVRSGAGTGYSILVTLAKGVTVTVTDNSNASWAKIKTSDGKEGYCSKEFLNISTTQTGNNNGTDTNTDTGTDTGSGDNTGSDSHTITGASVTADMLRLRESPDTSAKILANLPRGTSLTVLDTSNSAWTKVQTASGVAGYVSSEYIQLHYSDDVTNTTALSLSTTAQSIPVGKTLYIQASISPSGTYISWTSSNPNVATVSNGYVYAVSNGTAVITAKSGTYTAACNVTVTDAEPVKTAFASPNIASTGATVTLTAVTDTTRDGVQFVITMPDGSKRALNADSCTDESKQNTYTKKWTATTTFSAAGTYSFTAYSSLNGSMSSTGCTTNAYVSNQQDFVTTSSEERRASDQMISLIAKWEGYSPTVYADQLTSNQVPTIGYGCTFGANAIFYNNMTETEAWSLLINKINNSSYTTELNKMIQNNRFLMSQNQADCLISFAYNVGAGYFNSSAEMDFRRIMKNAVVPPALFSGETLAATVTKDTIVRDQPSIGGNEVCSVLSGTSLNVTECNFANTKDGWYKVQLSNGSTGWVNSGYINLSNSDSLTHDLNYTNANAFGSDLIRWNQAGGKFYAGLFYRRLGEANVYNYGDYEAVKFNRYNYTYPNAAAGLS, encoded by the coding sequence TTGAAAAGTCTGAAAAAGCGGATTGTAGCGGGAACGGTTTCGCTGATCTGTGCCGCGGGTGTTATGATCACCCTGCCGCCGGCTGTTTCCGTAGCGGCGGCTGCGACCGCACAAACAACGGATTATTTGAATCTGCGCGAAGGCGCGGGTATGGATAAAAAAGTCATTTTGACGCTCAGCAAAGGAGTCACCGTCACGGTTCTTGACTCGTCCAACGCAACATGGACGAAGGTGCAGACTTCCAGCGGCAAACAGGGGTACTGCAGCAAGCAGTATCTCAGCATCTCCGGCGCTGCTTCCAATTCCGGGGCCTCGTCTTCCGGGACGACCGCAGTTACCACGGCGTCTTTAAATCTGCGCGAAGGCGCGGGCACCTCCAACAAAATTATCGTTACCCTTCCGAAGGGGACTTCCGTCAAGGTGATCGACAGCTCCAACCCCTCCTGGCTGAAGGTGCAGACAGCGGACGGCAAACAGGGGTATTGCAGCAAGGAGTTTTTAAACGTGTCCGCTTCGTCCGGCTCCGGTACGACGACAAATACGGGCTCCGCCAATACCGGTTCCACGGCGTCGGCGGCTTCTGCGCTGACCATGGACTATCTTAACCTGCGTGAGGGCGCGGGTACCAATTATAAGGTCATACTGACCATCAGCAAGGGGACGACCGTAAAGGTGCTGGACAACTCCAACGCCCAGTGGGCAAAGGTGGAGACTTCCAGCGGAAAACAGGGGTACTGCAGCAAGCAGTATCTGAAAATCGGCACTTCCACCGGAATGAATACGAATACCAATACCCCTCCTTCTACGGGAACGGGAACAACCACCACTGTTACGGGGGTAACTACTTCTTCCCTGAATGTGCGCAGCGGTGCGGGAACTACCTACGGGATCATTGTTACGCTGGCGAAAGGCGTCACTGTGACTGTCACGGATAATTCCAATTCCGTCTGGGCAAAAATCAAGACTTCGGACGGGAAGGAAGGCTATTGCAGCAAGCAGTATCTGAATATCAGCACTTCCACCGGGACCAACACGAATACGAATACCAATACCCCGCCTTCCACGGGAACCACCGGCACTTCCACGGCGGTGACGACCGCTTCCCTGAATGTACGCAGCGGCGCGGGGACCGGCTACAGCATCCTTGTTACGCTGGCCAAGGGCGTTACCGTGACGGTAACGGACAATTCCAATGCATCATGGGCGAAAATAAAGACTTCCGATGGAAAGGAAGGCTATTGTAGCAAGGAATTCCTGAATATCTCCACCACACAGACCGGCAACAATAACGGAACGGATACCAATACGGACACCGGAACGGATACCGGTTCCGGGGATAATACAGGCTCCGATTCCCACACTATTACGGGTGCGAGCGTAACGGCCGACATGCTGCGGCTCAGGGAATCGCCCGATACAAGCGCCAAAATTCTCGCAAACCTGCCGAGGGGGACGAGCCTGACGGTGCTGGACACTTCCAATTCGGCCTGGACCAAGGTGCAGACCGCCAGCGGGGTTGCAGGCTACGTCAGCTCGGAGTATATTCAACTTCATTATTCCGACGATGTAACGAATACCACCGCGCTTTCGCTCTCCACCACAGCCCAGAGTATCCCGGTAGGGAAGACGCTGTATATTCAGGCCAGCATTTCCCCGAGCGGAACCTATATCAGCTGGACAAGCAGCAATCCGAATGTCGCCACGGTTTCAAACGGATATGTCTATGCCGTCTCCAACGGCACCGCCGTGATCACTGCCAAATCGGGAACCTATACGGCGGCCTGCAATGTAACGGTAACGGATGCGGAACCGGTAAAGACCGCGTTTGCATCTCCGAATATTGCGAGTACGGGTGCGACGGTAACGCTGACCGCAGTGACCGACACCACGCGCGACGGTGTGCAGTTCGTCATTACGATGCCGGACGGCAGCAAAAGGGCGCTGAACGCCGATTCCTGCACGGATGAGTCCAAACAAAACACCTATACGAAAAAGTGGACGGCTACAACGACCTTCAGCGCGGCCGGGACCTATTCTTTTACCGCTTATTCGTCGCTGAACGGAAGCATGAGTTCTACGGGCTGCACCACCAATGCGTATGTTTCCAACCAGCAGGATTTCGTTACGACTTCCAGTGAGGAGCGCAGGGCCAGTGACCAGATGATTTCCCTGATTGCCAAATGGGAGGGCTACAGCCCGACCGTGTACGCCGACCAGCTGACGTCGAATCAGGTGCCCACGATCGGGTACGGCTGTACTTTCGGGGCGAACGCGATTTTCTACAACAATATGACGGAGACGGAGGCATGGTCGCTTCTCATCAATAAGATCAATAATTCCTCTTACACAACCGAACTGAATAAAATGATTCAGAACAACCGTTTCCTGATGAGCCAGAATCAGGCTGACTGCTTAATCAGCTTTGCCTATAATGTCGGCGCGGGCTACTTCAACAGTAGCGCGGAAATGGATTTCAGAAGGATCATGAAAAACGCGGTGGTCCCGCCGGCGCTCTTCTCCGGGGAAACGCTTGCGGCGACTGTGACGAAGGACACCATCGTCAGGGATCAGCCCAGTATCGGAGGGAATGAGGTCTGCAGCGTGCTGTCGGGTACTTCGCTCAATGTGACCGAATGCAACTTCGCCAACACAAAGGACGGCTGGTATAAGGTACAGCTTTCCAATGGAAGCACCGGCTGGGTCAATTCCGGATACATCAATCTGTCCAACTCCGACTCGCTGACCCATGACCTCAATTATACCAACGCCAACGCGTTCGGCTCCGACCTGATCCGCTGGAATCAGGCGGGCGGCAAATTCTATGCCGGCCTGTTCTACAGAAGGCTCGGCGAAGCGAACGTTTACAATTACGGCGATTATGAAGCGGTGAAGTTCAACCGTTACAATTACACCTATCCCAACGCGGCGGCGGGACTGAGCTAA
- a CDS encoding endonuclease domain-containing protein: MSLPYKHHLIQVARDLRKNATETENRLGYDLLRMYPVRFQRQKVIDGYIADFYCHKAGLVIELDGRQHYTAVGMEYDEVRTSVLNAYSLEVLRFSNKEVQQQFEGVCQAIDRKVKERLC, translated from the coding sequence ATGTCCTTACCTTATAAGCACCACTTGATACAAGTGGCAAGGGACTTGCGCAAAAATGCTACGGAGACAGAAAACAGATTAGGGTATGATCTTCTGCGGATGTATCCGGTCAGATTTCAGCGCCAAAAGGTCATTGATGGTTACATTGCGGATTTCTATTGCCACAAAGCGGGATTAGTGATCGAATTGGATGGGAGACAGCATTATACCGCAGTAGGCATGGAATATGATGAAGTCCGCACCAGTGTTTTAAATGCTTATTCTCTGGAAGTTCTCCGTTTTTCAAACAAGGAAGTACAACAGCAGTTTGAAGGCGTATGTCAGGCGATTGATAGAAAAGTTAAGGAGAGGCTTTGCTGA
- a CDS encoding flagellin N-terminal helical domain-containing protein yields the protein MRIQHNIAALNANRQLGVNNNAVSKNLEKLSSGYKINRAGDDAAGLAISEKMRGQIRGLDQATNNANDGISLVQTAEGALNETASILQRMKELATQSSNGTYQNEVDRENIQKEVESLKSEIDRIATSTNFNKINLLDGSLSGAGASATDEIVSGKDVTVSGLEAGTKVVFAAGTEGASWNLDTKTLTVNLTAATAYTSADITDLMNSAIGSGAPKNAKATLSADIATTDTVTGVTLTLAKATQAKVDTTDIQTDGFTLDVTKLGATGITNIKIASGTGESGVAVSSGTMTITLDGAKSFSADDINDLVKSATGTDVFKFGFNGKVATADIVTAYNGSTGVSITDGNGTLGGKGLTLQIGASSSSDQQVSLNVGDMSTTGLLLSDISVKSQDDALAAIDVIDNAINTVSGTRADLGALQNRLEHTVTNLGVTSENLTSAESRIRDVDMAKEMMEMTKNNVLAQAAQSMLAQANTQPQNVLKLLQ from the coding sequence ATGCGTATTCAACACAACATCGCCGCGTTAAACGCGAACAGACAATTAGGCGTAAACAATAACGCCGTCAGCAAGAACCTTGAGAAGCTGTCTTCCGGCTACAAGATCAATCGCGCGGGCGACGACGCCGCCGGCCTTGCGATTTCCGAGAAAATGCGCGGCCAAATCCGCGGGCTGGATCAGGCGACCAACAACGCGAACGATGGTATTTCCCTTGTACAGACCGCTGAAGGCGCGCTGAACGAGACCGCTTCCATTCTGCAGAGAATGAAAGAGTTGGCGACCCAGTCCTCAAACGGCACCTACCAGAATGAAGTGGACCGTGAAAACATCCAGAAGGAAGTCGAGTCCCTGAAGAGCGAAATCGACCGGATCGCCACTTCCACCAACTTCAACAAGATCAACCTGCTGGACGGCTCTCTGAGCGGAGCTGGGGCATCTGCGACCGACGAAATAGTCAGTGGGAAGGATGTTACTGTTTCCGGCCTTGAGGCGGGTACAAAAGTTGTATTTGCAGCGGGTACTGAAGGCGCGTCTTGGAATTTGGATACGAAGACATTGACTGTTAATCTTACAGCTGCAACGGCCTATACTTCAGCTGATATTACCGATCTCATGAACAGTGCAATCGGATCGGGCGCACCGAAGAATGCTAAGGCTACTTTGAGCGCTGATATTGCTACCACTGATACCGTTACCGGTGTCACTCTGACCCTTGCAAAAGCGACACAGGCAAAAGTGGATACTACCGATATTCAAACAGACGGCTTTACTCTTGACGTAACAAAGCTTGGTGCAACCGGTATTACTAATATTAAAATTGCGTCTGGTACTGGTGAGTCTGGCGTAGCGGTTTCATCGGGTACGATGACCATTACTCTCGACGGTGCTAAGTCTTTCAGCGCGGATGACATCAATGATTTGGTAAAATCCGCGACCGGCACTGACGTCTTCAAGTTTGGATTCAACGGTAAGGTAGCTACGGCTGATATTGTGACTGCTTATAACGGTTCTACTGGTGTTTCTATCACTGACGGCAATGGAACCTTGGGCGGTAAAGGGTTAACGCTGCAAATTGGTGCAAGCAGTTCTTCCGACCAGCAGGTATCTTTAAATGTTGGCGATATGAGTACAACCGGTCTGCTTCTTTCCGACATTTCTGTCAAATCGCAGGATGACGCTCTTGCCGCAATCGACGTTATTGATAATGCGATCAACACGGTTTCCGGCACAAGAGCCGACCTTGGTGCACTGCAGAACAGACTTGAGCACACCGTTACCAACCTCGGCGTAACCAGTGAGAACCTGACTTCCGCTGAGAGCCGTATCCGTGACGTTGACATGGCGAAGGAAATGATGGAAATGACCAAGAACAACGTTCTTGCTCAGGCCGCTCAGTCCATGCTTGCTCAGGCAAATACACAGCCTCAGAACGTTCTGAAACTCTTACAGTAA
- the csrA gene encoding carbon storage regulator CsrA encodes MLVISRKVSESIIIGDNIEIIVSEISGDRVKICINAPKEIPIIRKELWETRAMNEEASVAPKKQALDQLKKALQKKPNE; translated from the coding sequence ATGCTCGTCATCAGCCGAAAAGTCTCCGAATCCATTATCATTGGAGACAACATTGAAATTATTGTATCCGAAATCAGCGGCGACCGCGTTAAAATCTGCATCAACGCGCCAAAGGAAATCCCGATCATCCGCAAAGAGCTTTGGGAGACCCGCGCCATGAATGAGGAAGCCAGCGTGGCGCCTAAAAAGCAGGCCCTTGATCAGCTGAAGAAGGCTTTGCAGAAAAAGCCAAATGAGTAA
- the fliW gene encoding flagellar assembly protein FliW has product MDTNQAELQNTETGVQNIIYFEEGILGFEDIKEYLLYHEEENGIIWSLQAAHSDIPSFVVVDPYPIVHDYSPVFPQSELDYFGETDAENLCVLAVAVIKPDLSESVINLKAPIVIDVNTKKAKQIILENSDYPIRYQLFSDKR; this is encoded by the coding sequence ATGGACACGAATCAGGCAGAATTACAGAACACGGAAACCGGCGTTCAAAATATCATTTATTTTGAAGAAGGGATTTTAGGCTTTGAGGATATCAAGGAATATCTTCTGTACCATGAAGAGGAGAACGGGATTATCTGGAGCCTGCAAGCCGCCCACAGCGACATCCCCTCCTTCGTGGTGGTGGACCCCTACCCGATCGTCCATGACTACAGCCCCGTTTTCCCCCAGTCGGAGCTGGATTATTTCGGAGAAACGGACGCGGAAAACCTTTGTGTTCTGGCAGTGGCGGTCATCAAACCGGATTTGAGTGAATCCGTCATTAACCTGAAAGCGCCGATCGTGATCGACGTCAACACCAAAAAGGCGAAACAGATCATTTTGGAAAATTCAGATTACCCCATTCGCTATCAGTTATTCAGCGATAAAAGATAG
- a CDS encoding DUF6470 family protein encodes MEQLLDIIHVPISFEMKVHNAKLEISDDTFSQQGIVDFTDLTPYTSRLYFDTHEYKYKARSAAAKNQTGQVSYEDQILMSMSGTADLAKEEKTLMETQNSTSTLSAFAFQHIQPTIQSTIGVPSYPVNFDWDAQSLSVQYETDRQNYDWLAKNRPKLKFTPASVEFVVKKYAHVEFKYLGKPQYVPPSASPDYQPPKLNVTA; translated from the coding sequence ATGGAACAGCTTTTGGATATCATTCATGTTCCCATTTCTTTTGAAATGAAAGTTCATAATGCAAAGCTTGAAATATCCGACGATACCTTTTCCCAGCAGGGGATTGTGGATTTTACGGATTTAACCCCGTATACATCCAGACTGTATTTCGATACGCATGAGTACAAATACAAAGCAAGATCAGCCGCCGCAAAAAACCAAACCGGTCAGGTTTCCTACGAAGATCAGATTCTGATGTCCATGAGCGGCACCGCCGATCTTGCAAAGGAAGAGAAAACGCTGATGGAAACACAAAACAGCACAAGCACATTGAGCGCCTTTGCTTTTCAGCATATTCAGCCCACCATCCAAAGCACAATCGGAGTTCCTTCTTATCCTGTCAATTTTGACTGGGACGCGCAGAGCCTATCCGTCCAATACGAAACGGACAGGCAGAATTACGACTGGCTGGCGAAAAACAGGCCGAAGCTGAAATTTACCCCCGCAAGTGTTGAGTTTGTTGTAAAGAAATACGCTCATGTGGAGTTCAAATATCTGGGCAAGCCCCAGTACGTTCCACCGTCGGCCAGTCCCGACTATCAGCCGCCGAAGCTCAATGTGACCGCATAA
- the flgL gene encoding flagellar hook-associated protein FlgL, translating into MRITMGMVMKQYNKNLNNSLNALNEASLRETTLRKFNKASEDPFSASKAFALRREYLKNQSYQNELSDAADKLTTADSTLQSISKVLSEAGSGECIQAISDTTSDTGRSAIAKTLRGYQQTILTQLNTQFGEGYLFGGANTNDPPFSVGASGNLLYRGIDVNTGKIEAGPTLSYNGAQITLGDSQFKDYTFQVNTGASSSVSVDTSLKTLTVTLPAGAKNSDVLAALKDSPDLSSFDLSKAAISGDLNRPVDTSQTATATDTIGSEGLKKLASEQTFVNIGLGLSTESGSTTINSQSVYNSALPGISFIGYGTSDGTGSGVSNNLYTLLGQIADKLDGGENATGFTYSYDEIKPLLDNFSDQADVLTDKISEVGSKSNFLSTTLTNLTSIGDKVLEKIDNTEYVNFEDAVMDQSYQQYAYTAALKVGAQILQPTFLDFMD; encoded by the coding sequence ATGAGAATCACTATGGGCATGGTCATGAAGCAATACAATAAAAACCTCAATAATTCCTTAAACGCGCTGAACGAAGCAAGCCTGCGGGAAACAACGCTGCGGAAGTTCAACAAAGCGTCGGAAGACCCGTTTTCGGCTTCCAAGGCATTTGCGCTCCGGCGCGAATACCTGAAAAATCAAAGCTATCAGAACGAGCTGAGCGACGCGGCGGATAAGCTTACAACCGCGGACTCCACCCTTCAGAGCATCAGCAAGGTCCTGTCGGAGGCGGGATCGGGCGAATGCATACAGGCCATCAGCGACACCACTTCCGATACCGGCCGGAGTGCGATTGCGAAAACACTCCGCGGGTATCAGCAAACCATTTTGACGCAACTGAACACCCAGTTCGGCGAAGGATACCTTTTCGGCGGCGCCAATACCAACGACCCGCCTTTTTCCGTCGGCGCAAGCGGGAATCTGTTGTACCGCGGGATCGATGTCAACACGGGCAAAATTGAAGCAGGCCCCACTTTGAGCTATAACGGCGCACAGATCACGCTGGGCGATTCGCAGTTCAAGGACTATACATTTCAGGTTAATACCGGAGCCTCCTCTTCCGTTTCAGTAGATACCTCTTTGAAAACACTGACCGTTACTTTACCGGCCGGAGCGAAGAACAGCGATGTGCTGGCAGCGCTGAAAGACTCTCCGGACTTATCGTCTTTCGACTTGTCAAAAGCGGCGATTTCGGGGGATCTGAACCGCCCGGTGGACACGAGCCAGACGGCCACGGCGACGGATACAATCGGGTCGGAAGGCCTGAAAAAGCTGGCCAGTGAACAGACCTTCGTCAACATCGGACTGGGACTCAGCACGGAAAGCGGAAGCACGACAATCAACAGCCAAAGCGTTTACAACTCCGCTTTGCCCGGTATCTCGTTTATTGGCTATGGTACATCGGACGGTACGGGAAGTGGTGTTTCCAACAATCTTTACACCCTTCTTGGGCAGATTGCCGACAAGCTTGACGGCGGTGAGAATGCCACTGGTTTTACCTACTCGTATGATGAAATAAAGCCCCTTCTGGACAATTTCAGCGATCAAGCCGACGTCCTGACCGATAAAATATCGGAAGTTGGCTCAAAATCCAATTTTCTTTCGACCACTCTGACGAACCTGACGTCTATCGGCGATAAAGTCCTTGAAAAAATCGACAACACCGAATATGTGAATTTTGAGGATGCCGTTATGGACCAAAGCTACCAGCAGTACGCTTACACGGCTGCTTTAAAGGTTGGCGCACAGATTCTTCAGCCGACATTTTTGGACTTTATGGATTAG
- the flgK gene encoding flagellar hook-associated protein FlgK produces MSSTFSGFYVAKSGIQAARANLQITGQNMTNVNTTGYTRQRVDSYSLGPTGNNMRYTGGNLAIGNGVYCSGTSQIRDPYLDIRYRAEHAYVGKTDVQLDTLSDLEDIFDESSKDGLSAQFSDLITQLNTLASSPTYSSENIVKNSAMLLTKAFNSASQQLSKIRKEQTKSLQDDAITKVNNLLKNIAHLNQEIKSSEISGTSALELTDQRNTMIDELSKYANIEVSTKTVGVGSDRSVSELHIDLVSGDQKFSLVANGDYSEFSMTTNSGTGYVTMALKDVASDTPVQAVDSDGTPLFDSVTGDPVVMGNTDLTEGAFGGYLSMLNESGEFDPVTGERGLGYYEKMLDKLAVDFADTMNQANSTNESGVYNKPLFTTTDGTSTTGITAGNISISTAWNTATSSYITATKQTGDVDTSSNGDNVLYMINQLGKDKTYTTNANNTDGTTLFTTSIDSFISDLSVSVLALQKSDVNRQNTTYNSTLTEIDTQRASISSVDVNEEGINLIMYNQSLTASSRFMTTLDEALDTIINKMGIVGR; encoded by the coding sequence ATGTCGTCAACTTTTTCCGGGTTCTACGTTGCCAAAAGCGGAATTCAGGCAGCCCGGGCCAATCTGCAGATAACCGGTCAGAATATGACCAATGTAAATACCACAGGCTACACAAGGCAGCGGGTGGACTCCTATTCTCTCGGCCCGACCGGCAACAACATGCGTTATACGGGCGGCAACCTTGCCATCGGCAACGGCGTGTACTGCAGCGGGACCAGTCAGATCAGGGACCCCTATCTGGATATCCGCTACCGCGCGGAACATGCCTATGTGGGCAAAACCGACGTCCAGCTGGATACCCTGAGCGACCTTGAGGATATTTTTGACGAATCCTCCAAGGACGGACTCAGCGCACAGTTTTCGGACCTGATCACACAGCTGAATACACTCGCGTCTTCCCCCACCTATTCCAGCGAAAACATCGTCAAAAACTCCGCCATGCTTCTGACCAAGGCTTTCAACAGCGCGTCCCAGCAGCTGTCGAAAATCCGAAAAGAGCAGACAAAGTCTCTCCAGGACGACGCGATTACAAAAGTAAATAATCTTTTAAAAAATATAGCGCACCTGAATCAGGAAATTAAAAGCTCGGAAATTTCCGGCACCTCCGCGCTGGAACTGACCGATCAGCGCAATACCATGATCGATGAGCTGTCAAAGTACGCCAATATCGAGGTTTCCACAAAAACGGTGGGGGTCGGTTCCGACCGTTCGGTTTCGGAACTGCACATCGACCTTGTGTCCGGCGATCAGAAATTCAGCCTGGTGGCAAACGGGGATTACAGCGAGTTCAGCATGACAACGAACAGCGGCACGGGCTATGTCACCATGGCGCTGAAGGATGTCGCTTCCGACACCCCTGTTCAGGCAGTGGATTCCGACGGAACGCCCCTTTTCGACAGTGTCACCGGCGATCCCGTCGTTATGGGCAACACGGACCTGACGGAAGGAGCGTTCGGCGGATATCTTTCCATGCTGAACGAAAGCGGGGAATTCGACCCTGTCACCGGGGAACGCGGCCTCGGCTATTATGAGAAGATGCTGGACAAGCTCGCCGTCGATTTTGCGGACACAATGAATCAGGCCAACAGTACAAATGAAAGCGGAGTTTACAACAAGCCGCTGTTCACCACCACGGACGGCACGTCGACCACCGGCATCACCGCCGGGAACATCAGTATTTCCACCGCTTGGAACACCGCGACCAGCTCTTATATCACCGCCACCAAGCAGACGGGCGATGTGGATACTTCCAGCAATGGCGATAACGTGCTTTATATGATCAACCAACTTGGCAAAGACAAAACTTACACGACAAATGCCAACAACACGGACGGCACGACCCTGTTCACTACCTCCATCGACTCGTTTATATCGGACTTATCGGTTTCCGTGCTCGCCCTGCAAAAAAGCGACGTCAACCGGCAGAACACCACTTATAATTCAACCCTTACGGAAATCGACACGCAGAGAGCCTCCATATCCTCTGTCGACGTCAACGAGGAAGGCATCAACCTGATTATGTACAACCAGTCCCTCACCGCTTCTTCCCGGTTTATGACTACTCTGGACGAGGCGCTGGATACGATCATCAATAAAATGGGGATAGTAGGAAGATAA
- the flgN gene encoding flagellar export chaperone FlgN has product MIEKELTEKLLKFLRDYLNFYKSFLEIESEKYNDLANNNVTTLDGHVRKEEAFMLKARGLELERDKLVAQTGSPKATFRQLIPMFEPSLQPQAKSIFDELSQVTLDLKEINLRCNQLTELKLHRIEKDVSKLKNNPELQRIYSSKAEEGSTPPSILSKKV; this is encoded by the coding sequence ATGATCGAGAAAGAGCTTACTGAAAAGCTGCTGAAATTCCTTCGCGATTACCTGAATTTTTATAAAAGCTTTCTGGAGATTGAATCTGAAAAATATAACGATTTAGCAAACAACAACGTCACCACCCTGGACGGGCATGTCAGAAAAGAAGAGGCGTTCATGCTCAAGGCCAGAGGGCTTGAATTGGAGCGCGACAAGCTGGTCGCACAGACCGGCAGTCCAAAAGCGACCTTCCGGCAGCTGATCCCGATGTTCGAGCCTTCCCTGCAGCCGCAGGCCAAAAGCATTTTTGACGAACTCTCACAGGTGACGCTGGACCTGAAGGAGATCAACCTTCGCTGCAATCAGCTCACCGAGCTAAAGCTGCACAGAATCGAAAAAGACGTCAGTAAACTGAAAAACAATCCCGAACTGCAACGGATATACTCCTCAAAAGCGGAAGAGGGATCCACTCCCCCCAGCATTCTGTCCAAAAAGGTTTAA
- a CDS encoding flagellar biosynthesis anti-sigma factor FlgM, producing the protein MMIVNSADHNFNYITSQYPAKQPGRVDTDGTAAGPAFSGNLNKAVNASKMDKIEISQGAARLSNNSQFISETKDKIVAEINKDKDEEAVSRIKEQLNVRQYAVNPVEIAKILLTDNNE; encoded by the coding sequence TTGATGATTGTTAATAGTGCTGACCATAATTTCAATTATATAACCAGCCAATATCCCGCCAAACAGCCGGGCCGGGTTGACACCGACGGCACAGCGGCCGGGCCGGCGTTTTCCGGCAATCTGAATAAGGCGGTAAATGCTTCCAAGATGGATAAAATTGAAATCTCGCAAGGCGCTGCGCGCCTTTCAAATAACAGTCAGTTTATTTCGGAAACCAAAGATAAGATTGTTGCGGAAATAAATAAGGATAAAGACGAGGAAGCCGTCAGCAGAATCAAGGAACAGCTGAATGTCAGGCAATATGCCGTAAACCCTGTGGAAATCGCGAAAATTCTTTTGACGGACAATAACGAATGA
- the flgB gene encoding flagellar basal body rod protein FlgB, with product MDWFNSVSAALLNKDLDGLWVRQREISDNVSNIETPGYKSKSVSFEDQLKKLMAEGGENSGDLISRIESTTPQTSVSDDESLRLDGNNVDAEKENIELARTQINYNYSLRELSDYFSRLRYAITDGKA from the coding sequence TTGGATTGGTTCAACAGTGTTTCTGCTGCGCTATTAAACAAGGACTTGGACGGCCTGTGGGTCAGGCAGCGGGAAATCTCCGACAACGTATCCAATATTGAAACGCCGGGGTATAAGAGTAAGTCCGTCAGCTTTGAGGACCAGCTGAAAAAGCTGATGGCCGAGGGCGGGGAAAACAGCGGCGATCTGATCAGCCGGATTGAAAGTACAACTCCGCAGACCAGCGTGTCGGATGACGAATCCTTACGGCTGGACGGAAATAACGTGGACGCGGAAAAAGAGAATATAGAGCTTGCGAGGACACAAATCAACTATAATTATTCCCTGCGCGAGCTTTCGGACTATTTTTCACGTCTGAGATACGCCATTACGGACGGGAAAGCCTGA